From one Bacteroides fragilis NCTC 9343 genomic stretch:
- a CDS encoding AAA family ATPase, whose protein sequence is MEENMNDMHGEETPRTDLTLFSEKMQELKSRIASVIVGQERTVDLVLTAILANGHVLIEGVPGVAKTLLARLTARLIDADFSRVQFTPDLMPSDVLGTTVFNMKTNEFDFHRGPVFANIILVDEINRAPAKTQSALFEVMEERQASIDGTTYRMGELYTILATQNPVEQEGTYKLPEAQLDRFLMKITMDYPSLDEEINILERHHTNAALVKLEEIQPVITREELLSLRRLTEKVFVDRTLLQYIALIAQQTRTSKAVYLGASPRASVAMLQASKAYALLQGRDFVTPEDIKFVAPYVLQHRLILTAEAEMEGYSPVKVTQRLIDKVEVPK, encoded by the coding sequence ATGGAAGAAAATATGAATGATATGCATGGAGAAGAAACTCCGCGTACCGATTTGACTCTTTTTTCAGAGAAGATGCAGGAACTGAAAAGCCGGATCGCTTCCGTTATTGTGGGGCAGGAACGTACTGTCGATTTGGTGTTGACAGCTATTTTGGCTAACGGTCACGTCTTGATAGAAGGAGTGCCGGGAGTAGCCAAGACTTTACTTGCCCGCCTGACAGCCCGTTTGATAGATGCCGACTTCAGCCGTGTACAGTTTACACCCGACCTGATGCCGAGTGACGTCCTGGGTACGACTGTTTTCAATATGAAAACCAATGAATTTGATTTCCATCGGGGACCTGTCTTTGCCAATATCATATTGGTAGACGAAATTAACCGTGCACCCGCCAAAACGCAGTCCGCTCTTTTCGAAGTCATGGAAGAACGTCAGGCCAGTATCGACGGAACAACTTACCGGATGGGAGAACTATATACCATTCTGGCAACCCAGAATCCGGTGGAGCAGGAGGGAACTTATAAGTTGCCTGAGGCCCAACTCGACCGTTTCCTGATGAAGATTACCATGGACTATCCGTCACTTGATGAAGAAATCAATATCCTGGAACGCCATCACACTAATGCCGCCTTGGTAAAACTGGAAGAGATACAACCGGTAATTACCCGTGAAGAACTCCTTTCTCTTCGTCGATTGACGGAAAAGGTATTTGTTGACCGTACTCTGCTTCAGTACATTGCCTTGATTGCCCAACAAACCCGTACCAGTAAAGCTGTGTATCTGGGAGCTTCTCCCCGTGCTTCGGTGGCTATGTTGCAGGCATCCAAAGCCTATGCTCTCTTACAGGGACGTGACTTCGTAACGCCGGAGGATATTAAGTTTGTAGCACCTTATGTGTTGCAGCATCGCCTGATTCTGACTGCGGAAGCAGAGATGGAAGGTTATTCGCCTGTCAAGGTGACTCAGCGGTTGATTGATAAAGTGGAAGTACCCAAATAA
- a CDS encoding DUF58 domain-containing protein, with amino-acid sequence MFLTKRFYILVLVVILLLGGGYLFGSLFIIGQLGLLALLLALAFDGYLLYRTKGIQAFRQCAGRFSNGDDNEVSLRIESRYSYPVRLIVIDEVPVIFQQRNVHFELSLLPNEGKTLTYRLRPTRRGEYGFGFIRVFTTTRIGLISRRATCGRPETVKVYPSYLMLHRYELLAMSDNLTELGIKRIRRAGHQTEFEQIKEYVKGDDYRTINWKASARRHQLMVNVYQDERSQQIYSVIDKGRVMQQAFRGMTLLDYAINASLVLSYVAMRKDDKAGLVTFNEYFDTFVPASKQVGQMQTLLENLYKQETTFGETDFSALCGHLGKHVNKRSFLVLYTNFSNMTSLNRQLVYLQQLARQHRVLVVFFEDADLKEYIAGKSVTTEDYYRHVIAEKFAFEKRLIVSTLKQHGIYSLLTTPDKLSIDVINKYLEMKSRQLL; translated from the coding sequence ATGTTCCTGACCAAACGTTTCTATATACTCGTCCTTGTCGTCATCCTCTTGTTAGGTGGCGGATACCTGTTCGGTTCTCTGTTTATCATCGGACAGTTAGGGCTGCTTGCGCTGCTGCTTGCTCTGGCTTTCGATGGATATCTGTTGTATCGCACCAAGGGTATCCAGGCTTTCCGTCAGTGTGCCGGACGTTTTTCTAACGGTGATGATAACGAAGTCAGCCTGCGTATAGAGAGCCGTTATTCCTATCCCGTCCGTTTGATCGTGATAGATGAAGTGCCGGTCATATTTCAGCAAAGGAATGTACACTTCGAGCTGTCGCTTTTACCTAATGAGGGAAAGACGCTTACCTATCGGTTGAGGCCGACTCGCAGGGGAGAATACGGTTTCGGATTCATCCGCGTTTTTACGACTACCCGAATCGGATTAATATCCCGCAGGGCTACCTGTGGCAGACCTGAAACCGTTAAGGTATACCCTTCTTACCTGATGCTCCATCGATACGAGCTGCTGGCTATGAGCGATAACCTGACCGAACTCGGTATCAAGCGTATTCGTCGGGCTGGGCATCAGACTGAGTTTGAACAAATCAAAGAGTATGTAAAGGGAGACGATTATCGCACCATAAACTGGAAGGCCAGTGCACGCCGTCATCAGTTGATGGTAAATGTCTATCAGGACGAGCGCAGTCAACAGATATACAGCGTGATCGATAAAGGGCGTGTGATGCAGCAGGCTTTCCGTGGCATGACATTGCTGGACTATGCCATCAATGCCTCGTTGGTGCTTTCGTATGTAGCTATGCGGAAGGACGATAAAGCCGGGCTGGTTACGTTTAACGAGTATTTCGATACGTTTGTTCCTGCTTCCAAACAAGTCGGTCAGATGCAGACTTTGCTTGAGAACCTCTATAAACAGGAAACAACATTTGGTGAAACGGACTTTTCTGCCTTATGCGGGCACTTGGGCAAGCATGTGAATAAACGTAGCTTTCTGGTGCTTTATACCAATTTTAGTAATATGACCAGCCTGAACCGGCAATTAGTTTACCTGCAACAATTGGCGCGGCAACACAGAGTATTGGTTGTATTCTTTGAGGATGCCGATCTGAAAGAGTATATAGCGGGCAAGTCGGTGACTACCGAGGACTATTACCGTCATGTCATCGCAGAGAAGTTTGCGTTCGAGAAGAGACTGATTGTGTCAACTTTGAAACAGCATGGCATTTACTCGCTGCTGACAACTCCTGATAAGCTGTCGATTGATGTGATCAATAAATATCTGGAAATGAAATCGCGCCAGTTACTCTGA
- a CDS encoding immunity 17 family protein, whose translation MAPQYFVQGIFATAGLIALLASILNWNWFFTAQNAQLIVRNVGRRRARLFYGLLGVIMIGIAVFFLNTQPVSE comes from the coding sequence ATGGCCCCTCAATATTTTGTACAGGGAATATTTGCCACCGCAGGGCTCATAGCCCTGCTGGCATCTATACTCAACTGGAACTGGTTCTTCACCGCTCAAAATGCACAACTGATCGTACGGAATGTCGGTAGAAGACGTGCCCGGCTGTTCTACGGACTACTGGGAGTCATTATGATAGGTATAGCTGTCTTCTTCCTCAATACGCAACCCGTATCAGAGTAA
- the tsaE gene encoding tRNA (adenosine(37)-N6)-threonylcarbamoyltransferase complex ATPase subunit type 1 TsaE, with the protein MEIKIQSLEQIHEAAREFISAMGDNTVFALYGKMGAGKTTFVKALCEELGVSDVITSPTFAIVNEYRSDENGELIYHFDFYRIKKLSEVYDMGYEDYFYSGALCFIEWPELVEELLPGDAVKVTIEELEDGTRKIVIND; encoded by the coding sequence ATGGAAATCAAGATTCAATCACTGGAACAAATTCACGAAGCTGCCCGCGAGTTCATCTCAGCCATGGGCGATAACACGGTCTTTGCACTCTACGGAAAGATGGGAGCAGGTAAAACGACTTTTGTCAAGGCACTTTGCGAGGAGCTCGGAGTATCGGATGTCATCACTTCACCGACTTTTGCCATTGTAAACGAATACCGTTCGGACGAGAACGGAGAACTGATCTATCATTTTGACTTCTACCGGATCAAGAAGCTGAGCGAAGTATACGATATGGGATACGAAGACTACTTCTATAGCGGTGCACTTTGTTTCATCGAATGGCCGGAGCTGGTAGAAGAATTATTGCCGGGAGACGCCGTGAAAGTAACCATTGAGGAACTGGAGGACGGAACAAGAAAAATAGTGATCAACGACTAA
- a CDS encoding metal ABC transporter permease, translating into MNLLQYTFFQHALLGSLLASIACGIIGTYIVTRRLVFISGGITHASFGGIGLGLYAGISPILSAAVFSVLSAFGVEWLSKRKDMREDSAIAMFWTLGMALGIMFSFLSPGFAPDLSAYLFGNILTITQTDLLMLGILAILLILFFTLFIHPIIYVAFDREFARSQGIPVVVLEYILMMFIALTIVSCLRMVGIVLAISLLTIPQMTANLFTNKFKRIIWLSIAIGYLSCLGGLLISYRLNVPSGASIIFFSILIYIACKIGKSLFRKKQ; encoded by the coding sequence ATGAATTTACTACAATATACATTTTTTCAACACGCTCTCCTGGGGAGTCTTCTGGCAAGCATTGCCTGCGGCATTATCGGCACGTATATCGTGACTCGCCGGTTGGTGTTCATCAGCGGCGGTATCACCCATGCCTCTTTCGGCGGCATCGGACTGGGATTGTATGCAGGCATATCTCCCATTTTATCGGCTGCTGTCTTCTCCGTTTTATCGGCTTTCGGGGTAGAGTGGCTCAGTAAACGGAAAGACATGCGCGAAGATTCGGCCATAGCCATGTTCTGGACGCTGGGTATGGCACTGGGAATCATGTTCAGCTTTTTGTCACCGGGATTCGCACCCGATCTTTCAGCCTATCTGTTTGGCAATATCCTCACGATCACACAGACGGACTTACTCATGCTGGGCATTCTTGCCATCTTGCTGATCCTGTTCTTTACCCTGTTTATCCACCCGATCATATACGTGGCTTTCGATCGTGAATTTGCCCGTTCGCAAGGCATCCCGGTCGTAGTGCTGGAATATATCCTGATGATGTTCATTGCCCTGACCATCGTTTCCTGTCTGCGCATGGTGGGGATTGTACTGGCAATCTCGTTACTGACCATTCCGCAAATGACAGCCAACCTGTTTACGAACAAGTTTAAACGCATTATCTGGTTATCGATTGCCATCGGCTATCTGAGTTGCCTGGGAGGTCTGCTGATCTCTTACCGCCTGAATGTTCCTTCGGGAGCATCCATCATCTTCTTTTCTATTCTTATCTATATTGCCTGTAAGATAGGAAAGAGCCTTTTCAGAAAGAAACAATAA
- a CDS encoding M28 family metallopeptidase, giving the protein MKRKHLITVLMWCVATTLCAQTPVEKGLKSINRQAAEAYIGFLADDELQGREAGFHGSRVAARYIASLLKEMGIRPLGESYYQPFDAYRKERQQKGRLEVHPDSIAKLKQVVHQKLSMNNVLGMIPGKKTNEYVIVGAHFDHLGIDPALDGDQIYNGADDNASGVSAVLQIAKAFVVSGQQPERNVIFAFWDGEEKGLLGSKYFVQECPFINQVKGYLNFDMIGRNNQPQNPKHVVYFYTEANPAFGRWLKEDIKKYGLQLEPNYRPWDKPVGGSDNGSFAKAGIPIIWYHTDGHPDYHQPSDHADRLNWDKVVEISKASFLNVWNLANEKDY; this is encoded by the coding sequence ATGAAAAGAAAACACCTGATTACTGTCCTTATGTGGTGTGTTGCCACTACCTTATGTGCTCAGACCCCGGTCGAAAAGGGGCTTAAAAGTATTAACCGCCAGGCTGCCGAGGCTTATATCGGATTTTTGGCCGATGATGAACTTCAAGGACGTGAAGCCGGATTTCACGGTTCACGTGTAGCTGCCCGGTATATCGCTTCGCTATTGAAGGAAATGGGTATCCGTCCGTTAGGCGAGAGCTATTATCAGCCGTTTGATGCTTACCGGAAAGAACGCCAGCAGAAAGGACGACTGGAAGTGCACCCTGACTCCATTGCCAAACTGAAACAAGTGGTGCATCAGAAGTTGTCTATGAACAACGTATTGGGTATGATTCCCGGAAAGAAGACGAATGAATACGTGATAGTAGGTGCACATTTCGACCATCTGGGCATTGATCCCGCTTTGGATGGCGACCAGATCTACAATGGTGCCGATGATAATGCTTCCGGAGTATCGGCGGTGTTGCAAATAGCCAAGGCTTTTGTGGTAAGCGGACAGCAACCGGAACGGAATGTAATTTTTGCTTTTTGGGACGGAGAGGAGAAAGGGCTTCTCGGATCGAAATACTTTGTGCAGGAGTGTCCGTTCATTAATCAGGTCAAAGGATATTTGAACTTTGATATGATTGGCCGCAACAATCAGCCGCAAAATCCCAAGCATGTGGTTTATTTCTATACAGAAGCCAATCCGGCTTTCGGGCGTTGGCTGAAAGAAGACATTAAAAAGTACGGCTTGCAGTTAGAACCCAATTACCGCCCTTGGGACAAGCCGGTGGGTGGAAGTGATAACGGCTCGTTTGCCAAAGCCGGTATTCCCATCATTTGGTATCATACCGACGGTCATCCCGATTACCATCAGCCTTCTGACCATGCAGACCGTCTGAATTGGGATAAAGTGGTTGAAATATCTAAGGCCTCTTTCCTTAACGTCTGGAATCTGGCTAACGAAAAGGATTATTAA
- a CDS encoding GH92 family glycosyl hydrolase yields the protein MRKNFSTILIVGAALLLASCVQQKESFSPVDYVNPLMGTESTYAFSHGNTYPAVAVPWGMNFWSPQTGENGSGWMYTYTDSLIRGFRQTHQPSPWINDYGTFSIMPLSGVLKMDHKERGVLFSHTQEAAAPYSYSVTFADGLRTELSATSRGAVFEVTFPQDSAQYIVVDAYNGGSALTIDRENRCVTGVARNHNGGVPDNFANYFRIEFSHPIAEEGVYDGDTLMRHRPTLESDYTCAYLRFNVPAGEKLTVRTASSFISPAQALVNFSREVGGKSLAQVREEARKQWNSYLGRIEAEGGSEEQLRTFYSCLYRTLLFPREFYEFDAQGKPVYYSPYNGKIQDGYMYTDNGFWDTFRAVHPLFTLLYPEVSERVTQSILNAYDESGFMPEWASPGHRECMIGNNSISLLTDAWMKGIRTICPEKALEAMIHQTEARHPGISSVGRDGFGYYDRLGYVPYPEVHEATAKTLEYAYADWCVARFADSIGRKEIADTYYRKALNYRNLYYPDYGFMWAKDANGKWRDAFDATEWGGPFTEGSSWHWTWSVLHDPEGLSRLMGGHTAMEARLDSMFTAPNTYNYGTYGFVIHEIAEMVALDMGQYAHGNQPVQHAIYLYDYIGRPWKAQKHVREVMDKLYHSGSKGYCGDEDNGQTSAWYVFSAMGFYPVCPGVPEYAMGSPLFPKLTLHLPDGKNFTVKAEGNSPANRYIGKALLNESEFTRNYLTHRELTSGGELVLWMDSVPDSRRGTQKKDLPYSYSNEH from the coding sequence ATGAGGAAGAATTTTTCAACTATCCTAATTGTCGGTGCAGCCCTTTTACTGGCTTCGTGTGTACAACAAAAAGAGTCTTTCAGCCCTGTAGACTATGTGAATCCTCTGATGGGGACGGAGTCTACTTATGCTTTTTCACATGGGAATACTTATCCTGCGGTGGCGGTTCCCTGGGGAATGAATTTCTGGAGTCCGCAGACCGGAGAGAACGGTAGCGGCTGGATGTACACGTATACCGACAGCCTGATACGGGGGTTCCGCCAGACCCATCAGCCCAGTCCGTGGATTAACGATTACGGTACTTTCTCTATTATGCCGCTGTCCGGTGTGCTGAAGATGGATCATAAAGAACGGGGAGTACTTTTCTCACATACCCAAGAGGCGGCGGCTCCCTACAGTTACAGCGTTACGTTTGCCGACGGACTCCGGACAGAACTTTCCGCTACTTCACGCGGAGCGGTATTCGAAGTCACCTTTCCGCAGGACTCTGCCCAGTATATCGTTGTGGATGCCTACAACGGTGGAAGTGCGTTGACGATTGACCGGGAGAATCGGTGCGTGACCGGTGTGGCGCGTAATCACAATGGCGGGGTACCGGATAACTTTGCCAACTATTTCCGAATAGAGTTCAGCCATCCCATTGCAGAAGAAGGCGTGTATGACGGAGATACACTGATGCGCCATCGGCCGACGTTGGAGAGTGATTATACTTGTGCCTACCTCAGGTTTAATGTGCCGGCGGGAGAGAAATTAACCGTCCGTACCGCCTCCTCGTTCATAAGTCCTGCACAGGCGCTTGTCAATTTCAGTCGCGAAGTGGGAGGCAAGAGCCTTGCCCAGGTGAGAGAAGAAGCCCGAAAACAATGGAACAGTTATCTGGGACGAATTGAAGCGGAGGGAGGCAGCGAGGAGCAATTGCGTACCTTTTACTCTTGCCTCTACCGGACCCTGCTCTTCCCCCGCGAATTTTATGAGTTCGACGCTCAGGGGAAACCTGTCTATTACAGTCCTTACAATGGGAAGATACAGGATGGCTATATGTATACCGATAATGGATTCTGGGATACGTTCCGTGCCGTCCATCCCTTGTTTACCTTATTATATCCGGAAGTTTCCGAGCGGGTTACCCAATCCATCCTCAATGCTTACGATGAAAGTGGGTTCATGCCCGAGTGGGCGAGTCCAGGCCACCGGGAATGTATGATTGGTAATAATTCCATCTCCTTGTTGACAGACGCATGGATGAAAGGCATTCGTACCATCTGTCCGGAGAAAGCTCTTGAGGCAATGATTCATCAGACCGAGGCCCGGCATCCCGGAATCAGCTCGGTGGGACGTGACGGATTCGGGTACTATGACCGTTTAGGCTATGTTCCCTATCCCGAAGTGCACGAGGCCACGGCCAAGACCCTTGAATATGCTTATGCCGACTGGTGTGTCGCACGTTTTGCCGACTCCATTGGCCGGAAGGAGATTGCCGATACCTATTACCGGAAAGCCCTCAACTACCGGAACCTTTACTATCCCGACTATGGATTCATGTGGGCAAAAGATGCCAATGGGAAATGGAGAGACGCTTTTGACGCGACGGAATGGGGAGGCCCTTTCACGGAGGGCAGTTCCTGGCACTGGACGTGGAGTGTGCTGCATGATCCCGAAGGCTTGTCTCGATTGATGGGAGGACATACAGCGATGGAAGCCCGTCTCGACTCTATGTTTACAGCTCCCAATACCTATAATTACGGTACTTACGGTTTTGTTATCCACGAGATAGCCGAGATGGTGGCTCTTGACATGGGGCAATATGCACATGGCAACCAACCTGTGCAACATGCCATCTATCTATACGACTATATCGGCCGGCCCTGGAAGGCCCAGAAGCACGTCCGCGAAGTGATGGATAAGCTTTATCACTCCGGCAGCAAAGGCTACTGCGGTGACGAAGATAATGGGCAGACTTCCGCCTGGTATGTCTTTTCCGCCATGGGATTCTATCCGGTTTGTCCCGGTGTTCCGGAGTATGCCATGGGATCTCCGCTCTTCCCGAAACTGACATTACATTTGCCCGACGGAAAGAACTTCACAGTGAAGGCGGAAGGCAATAGCCCGGCGAACCGGTATATCGGGAAAGCCCTGCTCAATGAAAGTGAATTTACCCGTAACTACCTGACGCACCGTGAGCTTACTTCCGGAGGAGAGCTGGTGTTATGGATGGACAGCGTGCCCGATTCCCGGCGCGGTACTCAGAAGAAAGACTTGCCTTACTCTTACTCCAACGAGCACTAA
- a CDS encoding Kelch repeat-containing protein, which yields MLHYETDDAFIEEQYMRRLGCLFAIGMMWLCIVDCFSQGLLFYGNEKRISERATYSVLREGHERTFTNAFRISFDYLVRNVESPGYILYLEDRDAGKTYSFTYLHKPGDRCSFSFNEDGKRIFCTFELDKEDYDHRWLPVSIALDIPADCARITIGKRSKEISNLGLEPTGFSPHIYFGKCEYILDVASYAIRNLSLTDGEEIMIFPLNESSGEDVHDSRGHVVGQVTNPVWLINQSYYWKELFTDYSSTPSGLNFDKTHQNILFFNQDSLSAFDLYTHELSKTPYKTPLPVQLRLGMNFLDEASRELYTYEVADSHGDAMVAVLDLTTKEWRPASSDYLCQQLHHHCGFFHPGERKFFLFGGYGSRRYSNTFLAYDLNTCRWDTLAFSGDRVIPRYFSGMAVSNDYKRVYLYGGMGNEAGDQNVGRNYLYDLYRIDMQTRSVQKLWEAKAPAVNRVVPRNMILSADEKHLFLLGYPEYLPNSTLQLYRLSVRDGECEAVGDSIPIVSEEIATNANLYFNEELNEFYCSVQEFEKHGQVTTRLYSLSAPPVTLDDVEYYSRRRNALNAGLLGAVVGGVLLLAACVWGIMHHKRRRDRMSAETASAGVRPEEVSDISEVPAVESPEVKEEEVEKEPSEWEELPAVLPPDKNAIFLFGMFTILDNAGRDITYMLSPKLRTIFLYILLNSVGKRGVLSSDMNQIFWPDKSGSNVKNLKGVSMNHVRKILQDVDGIELVYRNGYFCMVFGEEFYCDYIRLMNLTSPEKKKKETPGAIRAEWLEILLRGKFIPAAESDLFDYYKQKVETLIHSLLPGQLELAYRDARFSIVIRLCNILFIADPLSDLALAYTVCALRKQNNQEEAIRRYAAFTKDYRRVMNEEYGIAFADIKV from the coding sequence TTGTTGCACTATGAAACGGATGACGCATTTATCGAAGAACAGTATATGAGAAGGTTGGGATGTTTGTTTGCTATCGGAATGATGTGGCTTTGCATAGTCGATTGCTTTTCGCAGGGACTTCTTTTCTATGGGAACGAAAAGCGGATTAGTGAGCGTGCCACCTATTCTGTATTGCGTGAAGGGCACGAGCGCACTTTCACCAACGCTTTCCGTATCTCCTTTGATTATCTGGTCCGGAATGTGGAGAGTCCCGGTTACATCCTTTATCTGGAAGACCGGGATGCCGGGAAAACTTATAGTTTTACGTATCTGCACAAACCCGGCGACCGTTGTTCTTTCTCCTTCAACGAAGACGGCAAACGTATCTTTTGTACTTTCGAACTGGATAAGGAAGACTATGATCACCGCTGGTTGCCTGTTTCCATAGCTTTGGATATACCCGCAGACTGTGCCCGAATTACGATTGGCAAGCGGAGCAAGGAGATCTCCAACCTGGGACTGGAGCCGACAGGATTCTCACCGCATATTTATTTTGGTAAATGCGAATACATCCTGGATGTGGCTTCGTATGCCATCCGTAACTTGTCTCTTACCGACGGTGAAGAGATCATGATATTTCCTTTGAACGAGAGCAGCGGAGAAGATGTGCACGACAGCCGGGGACATGTTGTGGGACAGGTCACCAATCCTGTGTGGCTGATTAATCAGTCCTACTACTGGAAAGAACTTTTTACGGACTATTCTTCCACGCCTTCCGGTCTTAACTTTGACAAGACACACCAGAACATCCTCTTCTTTAATCAGGACTCTCTGTCCGCGTTCGACCTTTACACGCACGAATTATCGAAGACACCTTATAAGACCCCTCTTCCGGTTCAGCTTCGCCTGGGTATGAACTTTCTGGATGAGGCATCCCGTGAGCTGTATACTTATGAAGTGGCCGATTCGCATGGCGATGCCATGGTGGCGGTGCTGGATCTTACTACCAAAGAGTGGCGTCCGGCCAGTTCCGACTATCTTTGCCAACAGCTCCATCATCATTGCGGATTCTTTCATCCGGGCGAAAGAAAGTTTTTCCTGTTTGGCGGTTACGGAAGCCGTAGGTACAGCAATACGTTCCTGGCGTACGATTTGAATACCTGTCGTTGGGATACACTGGCCTTCTCCGGCGACCGGGTGATTCCCCGTTACTTTTCGGGCATGGCTGTGAGCAATGATTACAAGCGGGTATACCTCTACGGAGGCATGGGCAACGAAGCCGGTGATCAGAATGTAGGGCGCAACTATCTGTACGATTTATACCGGATAGATATGCAGACCCGTTCGGTGCAGAAACTCTGGGAAGCGAAAGCACCGGCGGTCAATCGGGTGGTACCCCGTAATATGATACTCTCTGCCGATGAAAAACACCTGTTCCTCCTGGGATATCCCGAATATCTGCCCAATTCCACTTTGCAGTTGTACCGGTTGTCTGTGCGTGACGGTGAGTGTGAAGCGGTGGGAGACAGTATTCCCATTGTTTCGGAAGAGATTGCTACCAACGCCAATCTATACTTCAATGAAGAATTAAATGAGTTCTATTGTTCCGTCCAAGAGTTCGAGAAGCACGGGCAAGTGACTACCCGTCTATACTCCCTGTCTGCTCCGCCGGTTACATTGGACGATGTGGAATACTATAGCCGGAGGCGGAATGCCCTGAATGCCGGTCTGCTGGGAGCAGTCGTGGGTGGAGTATTATTGTTGGCGGCCTGTGTATGGGGCATCATGCACCATAAGCGGAGGCGGGACAGGATGTCTGCCGAGACCGCATCTGCCGGAGTACGTCCGGAAGAAGTGTCCGATATATCGGAAGTTCCGGCTGTGGAGTCACCGGAAGTGAAAGAAGAAGAAGTTGAGAAAGAGCCTTCCGAGTGGGAAGAATTGCCGGCGGTATTGCCGCCCGACAAGAATGCTATTTTCCTTTTCGGCATGTTTACCATTCTCGATAATGCCGGACGTGACATTACCTATATGCTCAGTCCCAAGCTGCGTACTATCTTTTTGTATATTCTGCTGAACAGTGTAGGCAAGAGGGGAGTGCTTTCGTCTGACATGAATCAGATATTCTGGCCCGATAAGTCCGGCAGCAATGTGAAGAACCTCAAAGGAGTTTCCATGAATCATGTGAGGAAGATATTGCAGGATGTGGACGGCATCGAACTCGTATACCGCAACGGATACTTCTGCATGGTGTTTGGCGAAGAGTTTTATTGCGATTACATTCGTCTGATGAACCTTACCTCTCCGGAGAAAAAGAAAAAAGAGACTCCCGGTGCCATACGTGCGGAATGGTTGGAAATACTTTTGCGGGGTAAGTTCATACCCGCCGCCGAGTCCGACCTTTTCGATTACTACAAACAGAAAGTGGAAACGCTGATCCATTCTCTTCTGCCCGGCCAGTTGGAACTGGCTTACCGGGATGCCCGGTTCAGTATCGTCATCCGTCTTTGTAACATCCTCTTTATAGCCGATCCTTTGTCGGATCTGGCACTTGCTTATACCGTTTGTGCCCTTCGGAAGCAGAACAACCAGGAGGAAGCCATCAGGCGTTATGCCGCGTTTACGAAAGATTATAGACGGGTGATGAACGAGGAGTACGGCATAGCTTTCGCTGACATCAAGGTCTGA